Proteins encoded by one window of Dietzia sp. B32:
- a CDS encoding glycosyltransferase, giving the protein MVETHGDNYQFYVIASDTDWGESAPLGVATDRWLRRGSAYVLYTRAAKSTSILRALWLGRRLKPDFVYINSFLSPRFSIFPIALSRVGFFGRSIVVVAPRGEFGDAALAIKPRKKALFLAASKIIGLHRRVVWHASSEVEASEIRTIRPRANIKVRLNESNLPRKALRRHEPCGEHVKLVFVSRISEIKGVTLLLEALSHVTAGKVSLDLYGSAQNAHYLHECREIAAQIPANITVTFHGSVENSEVRRLFMSADAFFLPTEHENFGHAIAESLSAGCPTYIEDVTPWTQIIEGGGGRVVPEHTVSCWSEAIEEFCTALPETRTEMKRRAADAYERWRAGHEGPSIFDLILTDRSS; this is encoded by the coding sequence ATGGTAGAGACGCACGGTGACAACTATCAATTTTATGTTATTGCCTCAGATACCGATTGGGGCGAGTCTGCCCCGCTCGGAGTGGCAACCGATCGGTGGCTGCGTCGGGGTAGCGCTTATGTCCTTTATACGAGAGCAGCAAAGTCCACCTCGATCTTAAGGGCGCTGTGGCTCGGTAGACGATTGAAACCTGATTTTGTCTATATTAACAGCTTCCTGAGTCCTCGCTTCTCGATTTTTCCAATTGCTCTATCGCGCGTAGGGTTTTTTGGTCGGAGTATCGTTGTTGTCGCACCACGTGGGGAATTCGGCGACGCGGCCCTGGCTATTAAGCCCCGGAAGAAAGCCCTGTTCTTGGCCGCGTCAAAGATTATCGGTCTTCACCGGAGAGTGGTGTGGCACGCATCAAGTGAGGTCGAGGCAAGTGAAATTAGAACAATTCGTCCTCGGGCCAATATAAAAGTACGTCTAAACGAGTCAAATCTTCCAAGAAAAGCCCTACGTAGGCATGAGCCCTGCGGTGAGCATGTCAAGCTTGTGTTCGTCAGCAGAATTTCTGAGATCAAGGGTGTCACGCTTCTGCTTGAGGCGCTTTCACATGTGACCGCCGGCAAGGTGTCGTTGGATTTGTACGGTAGTGCGCAGAACGCGCATTACTTGCATGAGTGTCGAGAAATTGCCGCACAAATACCTGCGAATATAACCGTCACTTTCCACGGAAGCGTTGAGAACAGCGAGGTCCGAAGACTGTTCATGTCCGCAGATGCTTTCTTCTTGCCCACCGAGCATGAGAATTTTGGACACGCTATCGCGGAAAGTCTGTCAGCAGGTTGTCCCACTTATATCGAAGATGTCACTCCGTGGACCCAGATTATCGAAGGTGGAGGTGGCCGGGTAGTTCCTGAGCATACAGTGAGTTGTTGGTCCGAGGCAATTGAAGAGTTCTGTACGGCGCTCCCGGAGACGCGAACTGAAATGAAACGCCGCGCGGCAGATGCTTATGAACGGTGGCGTGCCGGCCATGAGGGTCCTTCAATTTTCGACCTTATCTTGACCGACCGTAGCTCCTGA
- a CDS encoding helix-turn-helix domain-containing protein — MAEYKAIMTLALAGHSYSEIVAAVGCSRREIAAVKKTITAYGITAGQASSMNPAEIAGM; from the coding sequence GTGGCCGAGTACAAGGCCATCATGACGTTGGCGCTGGCCGGGCATAGCTACAGCGAGATCGTCGCCGCCGTCGGATGTTCACGGCGGGAGATCGCGGCGGTGAAGAAGACGATCACCGCGTACGGCATCACCGCCGGCCAAGCGTCGTCGATGAACCCGGCCGAGATCGCCGGGATGTGA
- a CDS encoding IS256 family transposase, which translates to MTQSHSGVHAQLDALLAADPQAMFAELVRAGLQALIEAEAAAKIGADRYERTEGRTTHRNGHRPKTISTPVGDIEAQIPKLRAGSFFPALLERRRRIDRALYAVIMQAYVHGVSTRAVDDLVRALGVDTGISKSEVSRICADLDAEVEQFRTRTLTHTEFPYVFADATFCKVRIGAHVVSHALVVATGVSIDGTREVLGTAVGDSESFEFWSDFLRSLKARGLTGVHLVISDAHAGLKAAVAQQFVGASWQRCRVHFMRNLHGAVASKHAPAVTAAVKTIFAHTDPDDVAEQWDQVTATFAESFPKVTAMMREAKTDVLAFTAFPRGHWQKIESNNPIERLNKEIKRRADVVEIFPNPAAFLRLATSVVIDQHDEWQVSRRYLSETSMAQLRRVIAAKQQALDAGGDYDQQRLVDHCA; encoded by the coding sequence ATGACCCAGTCCCATTCTGGCGTACACGCCCAGCTCGACGCACTGCTGGCCGCCGATCCGCAGGCCATGTTCGCCGAGCTGGTGCGGGCCGGCCTGCAGGCGCTGATCGAGGCCGAAGCCGCTGCGAAGATCGGCGCCGACCGCTACGAACGCACTGAAGGCCGCACGACCCACCGCAACGGCCACCGCCCAAAGACGATCTCGACCCCGGTCGGAGACATCGAGGCACAGATCCCGAAACTGCGGGCAGGGTCGTTCTTCCCGGCCCTGCTCGAGCGCCGCCGCCGAATCGATCGGGCCCTGTACGCAGTGATCATGCAGGCCTACGTGCACGGCGTGTCCACGCGGGCCGTGGACGACCTGGTCCGCGCACTCGGGGTCGACACCGGCATCTCCAAGTCCGAGGTCTCCCGCATCTGCGCCGACCTGGACGCCGAGGTCGAGCAGTTCCGCACCAGGACGCTGACCCACACCGAGTTCCCCTACGTGTTCGCCGACGCCACCTTCTGCAAGGTCCGGATCGGTGCGCATGTGGTCTCCCACGCCCTGGTCGTGGCCACCGGGGTCTCCATTGACGGCACCCGCGAAGTGCTCGGCACCGCCGTCGGTGACAGTGAGTCGTTCGAGTTCTGGTCGGACTTCCTGCGCTCGCTCAAAGCGCGTGGCCTGACCGGGGTGCACCTGGTCATCTCGGACGCTCACGCAGGTTTGAAAGCGGCGGTGGCGCAGCAGTTCGTCGGTGCCTCGTGGCAGCGATGCCGGGTGCATTTCATGCGCAATCTGCACGGGGCCGTGGCCTCCAAGCATGCTCCCGCGGTGACCGCGGCGGTCAAGACGATCTTCGCCCACACCGACCCGGACGACGTGGCCGAGCAGTGGGACCAGGTCACCGCCACCTTTGCCGAGTCGTTCCCCAAGGTCACCGCCATGATGCGCGAGGCCAAGACCGACGTTCTGGCGTTCACTGCGTTCCCCCGCGGACACTGGCAGAAGATCGAGTCCAACAACCCGATCGAGCGCCTGAACAAGGAGATCAAACGCCGCGCCGACGTCGTGGAGATCTTCCCCAACCCGGCCGCGTTCCTGCGCTTGGCGACCTCGGTGGTGATCGATCAACACGACGAATGGCAGGTCTCCCGCCGCTACCTTTCAGAGACCTCGATGGCACAACTCCGCCGAGTCATCGCCGCCAAGCAGCAAGCCCTCGACGCCGGCGGCGACTACGATCAGCAACGACTCGTTGATCACTGCGCCTGA